Part of the Methanomassiliicoccales archaeon genome is shown below.
CCAATCCTGATATACCTTCCAAGGGATTAACTGGGCTCGTATGTACGACCCAAGAATGCGAAAATTGGCCGACGTGCTCATAGATCACTCCGTCAAGCTCCAGAAGGGAGAGACGGTTTACATCGAAGCGTTCGACATACCCACGGAAATGGTGGAGGTACTGTTGGACAAGATATACGAAGTCGGAGGCGTCCCCATGGTAACCCTCCGGTCCGCCAAGATCCTGAGAAAATTACTGATTGGCGCTGACCAAAAGACCATATCCCAGATCGGGGAGATCGAGCTGGAAAAAATGAAGAAGGCCCAGGCCTACATAGGCATGCGCGGCTCCTTCAACATCACCGAGAACTCCGATGTTCCGGCGGAGAAGATCGATCTCTACATGAAGTACTGGTCCGGTCCGGTGCACACCGGTTACCGGGTGCCCAAGACCAAGTGGGTTGTCCTCAGATGGCCGACCTCGTCCATGGCCCAGCAGGCCCAGATGTCCACCGAGGCCTTCGAGGATTTCTATTTCAACACCTGCACCCTCGACTACCCGAAGATGTCCAGGGCGATGGACCCCCTTGTGAAAGTGATGGAGCGTACCGACAAGGTGCGCATCGTCAGCCCTGGGACCGACCTCAATTTCTCTATCAAAGGAATGCCGGCCATCAAATGCGAGGGCGATCGGAACATCCCTGACGGGGAGGTCTTCACCGCCCCGATCAAGAACTCGGTCAACGGCATCATCAGTTACAATACCAGGACACTGTACCAGGGCAAGGTTTTCGACAACGTGGTTCTGAAGTTCAAGAATGGGAAGATAGTAGAAGCCACCAGCTCCGACACCAAGTCCCAGAACATCATTCACGATACAGACCCCGGGGCAAGGTACGTCGGCGAGTTCGCCATTGGCGTCAACCCGTTCATCAACCAGGCCATGCTCGACACCCTGTTCGACGAGAAGATCGCCGGTTCCATACACTTCACCCCCGGCAACGCCTATCAGGAGTCGGACAACGGCAACAAGTCAACCGTGCACTGGGACATGGTGCTGATACAGACGCCGGAAATGGGCGGCGGGGAGATCTATTTCGACGGCAAGCTGGTCCGCAAGGACGGTCGCTTCGTCGTCGATGAGCTCAAGGGCCTGAACCCGGAGAACCTGGTCTGACGGCATAGGTCACATTCGGACGCACGCTCCTGAGAGAGGCGGAGGCGGGCATCAATGCGACGGCCGTCAAGGCGATGCTGACGACGAACGCCAGGTAAAGCCCAAATCCAGGTTCGAGCACGACGATCGAAGAGTAGGTGTCCATCTGGACCTGGACCGTTTCCAGGTAATCGTGAAGCACGATCACGAAAGCCGCGATGCCCAGGCCCGCCAGGATGTACCTCCTCGCCCTCAGGCCCTTGACGATGTGGTCCGATAGGACTATAACCGCGCCAACC
Proteins encoded:
- a CDS encoding aminopeptidase is translated as MYDPRMRKLADVLIDHSVKLQKGETVYIEAFDIPTEMVEVLLDKIYEVGGVPMVTLRSAKILRKLLIGADQKTISQIGEIELEKMKKAQAYIGMRGSFNITENSDVPAEKIDLYMKYWSGPVHTGYRVPKTKWVVLRWPTSSMAQQAQMSTEAFEDFYFNTCTLDYPKMSRAMDPLVKVMERTDKVRIVSPGTDLNFSIKGMPAIKCEGDRNIPDGEVFTAPIKNSVNGIISYNTRTLYQGKVFDNVVLKFKNGKIVEATSSDTKSQNIIHDTDPGARYVGEFAIGVNPFINQAMLDTLFDEKIAGSIHFTPGNAYQESDNGNKSTVHWDMVLIQTPEMGGGEIYFDGKLVRKDGRFVVDELKGLNPENLV